The DNA sequence CTGGACAGGTTTATCTAGAGGTAATTGAGCGTGAAAGAGAAGGGAAGTACTTAGGAAAAACAGTTCAAGTTGTTCCTCATATTACTGACGAAATTAAGCGCCGTATTCATATAGCAGCAGATGATGCGGATATTCTTATTGGTGAAATAGGTGGAACTATTGGAGATATTGAATCTCTGCCTTATGTTGAGTCAATTAGACAATTTGCACATGACGTTGGACAAGAGAATGTTTTATTTATTCACCTTGTTCTTATTCCTTATTTGACAGCTGCTGGAGAGTTAAAGTCAAAGCCGGCCCAACACTCGGTAAAAGAGTTGCGCTCACAAGGTCTCTTCCCACATATTATTATTTGTCGAAGTGATCGAGAGATTGATCAATCGATTATGGATAAGATTTCTCTTTTTTGTAACGTTCCAAAAGACAATGTATTTCAATCACTCGATTTGGATTCTATTTATAAGGTACCTCTAAATTTTCATTCACAAGGATTAGATGAAAAGATCACAAAAATATTAGGAATCTGGTCTTCTTCACCGAAAGTTGATGACCTCGAGAAGGTCGCATACAATTTTGATCATCCGTTAAGAGAAGTGAAAATTGGTATTGTTGGGAAGTATACAGAATTAGTCGAGTCATACAAATCACTTGATGAGGCGCTTAAGCACGGAGCTCTTGCTCACCAGCTTAAACTTGTTCCGGTCTATGTTGATTCAGAGGATATTGAAAAAGAAGGTGCTGCAAAGCTATTAGAAGATGTACAAGGAGTTCTTGTTCCTGGTGGTTTTGGAGAACGTGGAACAGAAGGTAAAATCTCCGCTATACAATACGCTCGAGAAAATAAAGTTCCATTCTTTGGGATCTGCCTTGGTATGCAGTTAGCAATCGTTGAGTATGCACGAAATATTTGTGGATTGAAAGATGCAACATCAGAAGAATTTAATAATGGTGGTGATCTATTAATTCATTATATGGAAGGCCAAACTCGTGATGGTGCTAAAGGTGGAAGTATGCGCCTTGGTAGTTATGAGTGTGAGCTTCTTGATGGAAGTCATGCCTTCGAAATGTATGGTGAAAAACTTATTCATGAAAGACATCGTCATCGTTTAGAAGTTAATAACTTCTACGTTGAGTTATTAAAAGAAAGTGGGCTAGTTATTAGTGGAAAGAATCCGGAGCTTGATCTTGTTGAAACGATTGAGATTAAGGATCATCCTTTCTTCTTTGCGTGTCAGTACCACCCAGAATTTAAATCGAGGCCATATGCGGCCCACCCAGTATTTAGCGAATTTATTAAAGAGGCAGATAAATATGGAAAATAAAAAATTAGATCTATTCATGGGGACTTGTGTAATCGAGTCTGAACAAATGTGTATGGACGTTTGCGGACGTCTATTAGAAATGCTTGAGCCTGTTAAAGATCAAATCAACTTTTCTTATAAAGGTAGTTTTGATAAGGCCAACCGCTCTTCGATTGATTCATTCAGGGGCCCTGGACTTGAAAAAGGTCTACAGATTCTAGAAAAGGTTAAGAAGCAATACGGTGTCCAACTTATAACTGACTTTCATACTGCTGATCAAGCTGATGCTGTCGCAAGTGTTGTTGACACAATCCAGATCCCAGCTTTCCTTTGTCGCCAGACAGATATGATTCTTGCAGGTGCAGAAGCTTGTAAGAAGCACGATGCTCAACTGAAAATAAAAAAAGGTCAGTTCTTATCTCCAGAAGAGACTGGAAATATTGTTAAGAAGGCCGAAGAATTTATTACGAAAGATAAAATCCTTCTTACAGAAAGAGGTACTTCATTTGGTTACAATAATCTTGTTGTTGATATGGCAAGTTTCCAAATTATGAAGTCATTTGGTGTTCGTGCAATTCACGATGCAACTCACTGTGTACAAAGACCAGGTGGACTTGGGACTTCAACTGGTGGGAAGCGTGAGCAAATTTTAACTCTTGCTCAAGCTGCCGTAGCTGCTGGTGCAGATGGGATCTTTATGGAAGTTCATCCTAACCCAGCTGAAGCGAAGTCTGATGCAGCAACAAGTTTACCGCTTGATCAAGCAGGAGCGATTATCCAAAGACTATTAAGAATCAAAAACGCAATTACGGAATAATTAATGGATTTATTTACAAAAGCACAAAAGTACAAAGAAAAATTAAAAGATATCAAAGTTCTTGCTTTTGATATTGATGGAGTACTCACTCCTGGACATGTATGGTACCAAGATGATGAGATGGGCTTTAACCGCTCATCACATACCTCAGATGGTTATGCATTGAAGCTGCTTATGAGAGCAGGTTTTAAAGTAGGAGTCATTTCTGGCGGTGCTTCAAAAGGTGTTCAAGAGCGCTTTGTGAATAACCTAAAACTTGATTTCGCCTTTCTTGGTGACGAGGATAAGAGAGTTGCATTCAAGAAAGTTCTTGATCTTGGCTTTAAACCAGAGGAAGTTCTTTTCATGGGAGATGAATTCTTTGATGTTCCACTTTTAAAGGCCGCTGGCTTTGCAGCGACAACACCTCATGCATCTCATGAGATTCAAGTTTATTGTGACTATGTCACGCAAAGAGAAGGTGGCCATGGTGCTGTAAGGGAAGTAATTGATATCTTCCGTTATGTGCATGGTATTGTTCCAGAAGTCTTAGACTTTGATGGGAACCCTATTGATTTTAAACATTCATGGCCAAAGTAGGAGTAAATTAAAAATGGATTTAGCAAAACTTAAGTCACTTCTAGATGATCAGTACGAGTGGCCAGCAGTCTATAATTTTAAATTTATTGGAAATGATTCAAACCGTGATGAGTTAATTATGGCCGTAGGTGAAAAACCTCACCATGAAAAACCATCAAAAACAGGTAAGTATATTTCTTTTACATTCAATGTAACATGCAATAGTTCAGATGAAGTGTTAACGATTTATGAACGAGTCGGACGCCTACATGGTATACTTGCACTATGATAAAAGAAAAATTCAAATATAAGACTGCACTAGTCGTTGGTGCCGGTGCATTTGGTACTTCTATTGCATCAATTTTGGCGCATAAGTTTGAAAACGTAATTCTTAAGGTACGTTCTGAGGACATATACAAAGATATAAATGACGATCGTATCAACTCTGTTTACCTTCCAGGAATTAAGCTAGATGCTAATATTAAGGCCATTCTAGACTGGAGTGAGCTGGAGACTAAAGAAGAAGAGAGCTTAGAGCTTATTGTTTCAGGTTTGCCTACTCATGGTATTAGAACTTTCTTTAGTGAAAATCTCGTTCGTTTTAATAGCTATCTTGGAAAAGGGATTCCATTAATCAGTCTTTCAAAGGGGATTGATCCTGATACACTTGAACTCAGCGATGATTTATTAAATGATTTCTTCCCACAATATCGTGATAATATCACATTCTTATCTGGTCCTAGTTTCGCGAAAGAAATTATGGAGAAGCAGATTACTCTTGTGACAATTGCCGGTCGTTCTAAAAGTGTCTTAATGGATGTTGCGGCCAAGCTTGAAACGCCATATTTTAAGGCCCTACCTAATTATGATATTAAAGGAGTACTCTTAGGTGGTGCTCTTAAGAATGTTTTGGCCATTGCTGGCGGTATTGTCGAAGGTCTTGGCTATAATCATAATACACGTGCGGCCATGATTACTCGTGGGATTGTTGAAATGCTACGTTTCGGTAAAGTATTTAATGCACGTCCTGAAACATTTTATGGCCTAAGTGGGATGGGGGATCTTATCCTAACGACTACAGGTGGCCTCTCTCGTAACAAGACTTTTGGACTTGAGATCGCTAAGGGAAGAAAACCCCTCGAAATCATTAATTCTCAACGAACTGTTGTAGAGGGTTATAAAACAACGAAGGCCGCTTTCTTACTCGCCCAAAAGTATGATATCCGCGCAAGAATCTTTACTGGACTCTATGATGTTCTTTACAATGACGCTAATGTTGAAGAAGTGTTAAAGAAGCTAATGGATGCACCAATAAAGTTTGAAATAGACTAAGGCTTAATTGGGAAGAGAACTGTAAAAGTTGTACCCTTATCAATCATACTTTCAACTTCTATTGTAGCTTTCATCTTTTGAGCAGAGTGTTTTGCAATAGCAAGACCTAGGCCCGTTCCACCTGTATTAATACTTCGTGATTGATCGACTCTGTAAAATCTTTCAAAAATTCTAGCAATCTTATCATTCGGGATCCCAACGCCTTCATCAGTAATGGCAATATACTGATGATTATCCCTTTGACCACTTTCAATTGTAATTAAGGTGCTTTCTTTTGAGTACTTGATTGCATTTGAAACTAAGTTTGAAATACAGTGGTAGAGTAGCTTTCCATTGGCCATGATTGTTTCAGGGCCAGCTTGAGTATAGTTGACACTCATATCCTTAGCATTGATCTTGAGTTGCTGATCGTTAATAAGAGCGTTAATAAATGAGGGAAGATTAATTTTTTCTACTTCAATTTTTCCTTCATTCTCAATTTTTGAAAGAGAGAGGATCCCATTGATTAACTCATCAAGACGATCAACATTTTGAATAACAATATCCATAATCTCTTGCTGATCATCATCAGTATTGATGGACTTTAGAGTTTGCGTGTAGCCCTTTATAGATGTTAGGGGTGTTTTAATTTCATGAGAAACATTTTCAAAAAAATCTCTTCTCATATTATTAACATCTTGAAGTTTTGTGATGTCACTAAAGTAGAAAAGAATTTCTTTATTCTTGTTCTTCGATTCTATATCACTAATCTTAAGTTGGAATGAGTTTGTCTTGCCGCTTACTTTTGTCAGAGCAATTTGAGTGTTATGGATAAGATTTGCTTGATAACCATACTTCTTAATAAGGTTGATAAAGTCATAGTCTCTAATAATACTAATGAGATCAGCTCCACGGTAGCGTCCATTAAATGATGCAAATGACTTTCTAAAAGCATTATTACAGAAGATGATTCTTCCTTTGCTATCTGTAACAACGACAGGATCATCAATTGAATTGATAATTACGGAATAGTATTGTTTAGTATTAAATAGATCTCTTTGTAATTTTCTTCTTTTATTGAAGCTTTTAATCGATTTTGATTCGATATAGTCCCAGTAGTCACGGCTATCTGTAGTATCGATAACACCTTTCATTCTAAAAATATGAAAGAGATTATATAGAGGCGTGAAATAGTGACGAAAGAGAAAAAACTGGCCAGCAATAAAGATAATCCCAAGAATTCCCATTGCCATAAAGAGCTTTGAAAATACTTCCGATGAAATTAATTTTAGCGCGTCCGATTCAATTCTTAAAAATAAGGTATAACTTTTACCTTGTGAGTTAAGAACACGATGGTGATAGATATACTTATCATCACTGTCATAACCACCAATTACAATATTTTTGAAGTCTTCAATTTTAAAGCTGGGCGCAGCGCACCTGATTGTGCGATTTGCGTTTAAAATGTAAAATTGCGTACGTTTTGATTGTTTGTCACATATCTGAGCAATACCATCTTGGCGAATCGAATCTAATTCTTGATCAACAATTGAGTGGATAAAACTATCTTTAAAATTAATGATAAAGAATGACCCTAAAAAGAGTAGGGATATACAAAAAATTATTGTTTGATAAAAAATAATATCATTCAAAAACTTTATTTTTAAAAAGTTTAAAAAGTTATTCTTCACTCTTTACTCGATATCCAATCCCACGAACTGTTTCGACCACTTTTGATTTACTCCCAAGCTTCTTCCTTAAGGCAAAGACGTGAGTATCAACAGTTCGATCAGTAACGTAGATATTTTCACCTTTTATTAGGTCAACAATTTGTTTACGTGTAAAAACCTTTCCTGGAGAAGAAATTAATACACAGAGAATTTTGAATTCTGAAACTGTGAGTTTAATTTCCTTATCATCAATAAGTGTTTTTACTCCGTCGACATCGACTTTGATGCCCATATGATTGTAAGAATTCTTATTATTGATAGGTGAACTATCGCGATGGCCTTCAACTCGTCTTTTTAGACTACTAACTCTTGCCTTAAGAATACCGATATCAAACGGCTTTGTAATATAATCGTCAGCTCCCGCATCGAGTCCTTCAATGATTGATTCGCTTGAAGTTAATGCTGTAACAAATAGGATACCGACACTTTTTAATTTCTTAGTATTTCGAATATATTGGCATATCTGAACACCACTTAAATCCGGTAACATTCGATCCAGAACAAAGAGGTCATACTGATTGTTCTCAATGGCGTTAATGGCATCATTTCCTGTATTTGCCATGTCGTAATCAATTCCAATGGCCTTAAGATTAACCCCAATTAATTTTGCAATAGATTGTTCGTCTTCTACGATAAGTGCTTTCATTACTTGCCTTACTGTTCCTCTGTGTGCCTTACGTCTTTACCTGACTCTAGGAAGATAATATCTTCACAAATATTTGTTGCATGATCACCGCATCTCTCAAAGATCTTTGAGACGCGAATGACTGCAAAGCCTTCATCTACTTCTGCTTTTCCATCTTTTAAAAGTTGGTAGAACTTCTTAACAAGATCTCTGTGGAGAGAGTTAACTTCGTGGTCGGCTTTGATAACATCTGTTGCCATTTGAATATTATTTGAAGCAAAGGCAATTAAGCTCTTTCTAACCATTTCAAAGACTTCAGCTTGGATGATACTACAGTGTTTCTCTTGGTTTGAAATTCGCATTAGGTAGCGTTTTAAGTTAACGGCTTCATCACCAAGTCTTTCTAATTCGGAATTGATTTTCATAATAGCAAGGGCCGTTCTAAGGTCAATTGCTGTAGGGGATTTGAGAGCAATAAATTTAAAGACATGATCATCCACAAGCTTATGAAATTCATTAATCTCATTTTCAAGCTCATAAAGATTTTCTATTTTTGATTTTTCATCTACTGCAACGTGGAGAATCTTTTCCACAACTGCTGCCATTTCTGTAATATCTTTTCTTAGTGTTTCAACAGTTAATTCCATTGAATGCTCCTTAGCCAAAACGGCCAGTGATATAATCTTCTGTTTTCTTTTCTCTTGGATTTGTAAAGACATCGCTACTTAGGCCATGCTCAATAAGTTCGCCTAGGATAAAGAAGCTTGTATAGTCAGCAATACGGGCAGCTTGTTGCATATTGTGAGTTACGACAATTACCGTGTAGTCCTTTTTAAGCTCACTCATAAGATCTTCAATCTTTCCAGTTGCAATCGGATCTAGTGCTGATGTTGGTTCATCCATTAAAACGATTGGAGGATTTGTTGCTAGTGTTCTTGCAATACAAAGCCTTTGTTGCTGACCGCCTGAAAGAGAAGTCCCTTCTTGGTGTAGCTTATCTTTTACTTCATTCCAAAGTGCAGCCTTTGAAAGACAGTTGTAGGCTATTTCATCAAGTTCGCTTTTTTTCTTTTTACCCCAAAGTCTTGGGCCAATGACAACATTGTCATATATACTCATGGCGGCAAATGGATTTGGCTTTTGAAAAACCATTCCGATTTTTCTGCGAATTTCAACGGGGTCTGCTGAAGGTGCATAAATATCATTCCCTTCAAGTAGGACTTCTCCAGAAACACGCGCGCCTTGAACTTCTTCGTGAATACGATTTAGAGTTCTAATATATGTTGATTTACCACACCCTGAAGGACCAATTATCGCATTGACCGTATTTTTATGATACTTAAGATCAATTCCTTTCACGGCGTGAAAGTCACCAAACCATGCTTGAATATTATTAACTTCTAAAATGATATCGTTATTAGACATTATGATTTCCTCGCAAAGAATTTCTTAAGTTTCTTTGAATTGAATAAAAACTTAGCACTTAAATTTAGTCCTAGAACAATAATAATAAGTGTAAATGATCCGGCCCAAGCTTGCTGTTGCCATTCTTTATACGGACTAATTGCATAGTTATAAATTTGTACTGGAAGAGAGGCCATTGGGCCCGCTACATTATAGCTCATGTACATACTTCCAAATGCTGTAAAAAGTAGGGGAGCTGTTTCGCCTGCCGCTCGAGAAATGGCCAGAATAACTCCTGTCATAAGAGAGTTTCTAGAACCTTTAAGAATAATATTATAAATCACTCGCCATCTTGGAAGTCCAAGAGCAAGGCCAGCTTCTCTGACGTGTCTAGGAATAAGCTTTAAGATCTCCTCAGTTGTTCTCGTTACAATCGGTAGAATTATTATACTAAGTGCAAAAGCACCGGCCAGTGCCGAGAATGATTTGAAGCTTACAACAAAGATTAAATAAGAAAAAATACCAACAACAATTGAAGGTACACCTGTTAGGAGGTCTATTGTAAATCTAAGAGAAGTTGCAATCTTACCTTTTCCGTATTCGCTTAAGTAGACACCACATAGTGTCCCAACAGGGACCGCTATGAGAGAGCCAATTGAAACCATAATAAGTGTTCCTAAAATGGCATGTCTCATTCCGCCACCAACTTCACCAACTGGTTTTGGATCATTTAAAAAGAAATCGAGGCTAATTGAAGTAGATCCCTTTTGCAGAAGAAAAATAAAGACGAGAATTAAAGGAAGAATGACAAGTAGAGCAGAGAGAACGAGTAGTCCCTTGAAAACTTGATTTTTTATAATTCGACTTTTTGAGATTTTCATTTAGAAACTCCCTTCGTTTGTTTCCATACAATTGTTCGTGCAACAAGGTTAACGACAAAAGTAACAACAAAAAGAAGTAGTCCAACTAGGCATAGAGCTGAAAGGTGTAGATCACTTTCTGCTTCTGCATATTCATTTGCCATAACGGAGGCCATTGTTGAGGCCGGGGCAAAAATTGATTTTGAAATTTGTGGAGTATTTCCAATTACCATAGCAACGGCCATTGTCTCTCCAAGTGCACGTCCTAGACCTAGAACGAGTGCTCCAACAATTCCTGAAAAACTTGGCCTTAATACTGCGATCTTGATCATTTCAAACTTTGTTGCACCTAGACCTAAGGCCGCTTCCTTGTGGAGAATATTAATTGAACGAAAGACTTCACGAGCAACTGAAGTAATAGTCGGAATAATCATAATTGCCAAAATAATTGAGGCCGTAAGAATACCAATTCCAAAGCTTGGACCTTGAAAGAGAGGTAGAAAACCAAGTGTTGCTTTAAGTGCCGGAGTAAGCATTTCTTTTACAAATGGAGCGAGATAGTATAGGCCCCAGAGTCCAAAGATTATACTAGGGACGGCAGCGATTAGTTCAACGAAAGTTCCTAGAATACCCGAAATACCTTTTGGAAGATATTCTGTAATAAACAGTGCCACTGAAATACTAACTGGACCTGCAATAAGTAGAGCTAGTAGAGAAGTAACTACTGTACCAAAGATAAATGGTAGTGCACCAAATTCATCATCAATAGGATTCCAAAAGTCATCTGTGATGAATTTAAAACCAAATTCACTAAATGCCTCACGACTAGCGTAGAATAGCTGACCAACCATAAGTATTAGCAGAACAATGACAATAAGAGAAAAGAATCGAAGTGTTATATAGGCCAACTTATCCTGTTTTGAAGGAGAAGCTGGCCTTAATTTTTTAAGTATGTTCATTAAAGAGATTTTACCCTTTCTAATACCTTTTTGGAAAGTTCTGTAGGTAGTGGAGCGTAGTAAAGTTCTTTTGCATAACTTTGACCTTTGCTGATTGCCCATTCGACAAATTTATATATCTCAACCTGTTTTAGATCTTTTTCTACCATCGGAAGAAGAATATAAGTAAGGGCACTAATAGGGTACGAGTCTTTGGCACTGCTGTTGATTAGTGAACCAGTTAATTCTTTTCCTTCAGTTTTGAATTCTTTGGCCGATGCCGAAACTGCCTCAACTGTTGGATTGATATAAAGACCAGCTTTGTTTTTAAGAGCAACTGTTTTTATATTATTCTTTCTTGCGTGGGCAAGGTCCATATAAGTGATTGAACCCTTCGTGTTACTTACAATTGAAGTTACACCATCATTTCCTTTGGCCCCAACTCCTGTTGGCCAGCGAAGTGACTTTCCTGTTCCAACTCTTTGCTTCCATTCTGTGCTTACTTCCACAAGGTAGTCAGCAAAATTCTTAGTTGTTCCTGAACCATCTGCACGACGAACAACAAGGATGTCGTCTGAAGGAAGTTTGACTCCAGGGTTCAGAGCTAATATTTGAGCAGCATTCCACTTAGTTATTTTACCTAGGTAGATATCAGCAAGTGTTGGCCCATCTAGCTTTAGTTGGTCAGGTACTTGAGGATGGTTATAAGCGATAGCAACGGCTCCTAGAACCATTGGTACGTGAAGAACTGGCCATTTTGCTTTCTTCTTATCCTTTGCTTTCATTGGAGCATCTGAAGCACCAAAATCAACTGTTTCTTTTAGAAGCTGGCGAATACCTCCACCTGAGCCAATTGGTTGATAGTTAAATTGAACCTCTGGATTAATTTTTGAATACTCTGAAAACCATTTTGAATATATTGCGTATGGAAAAGATGCTCCAGCGGCATTAATCTTTAAAGCGAATGTGCTTGTACTTGCCAGTAACAGGCAGAGTGCAACTATTCTCTTAATCATGTGTGTCTCCTAAACTCAGTGTTTTATTGAATTTAGCACATGGTAAATATGGTGTTTATTAAGATTTTGTTAAAAAATGGGCGACGTTGTCGCCCCGCGTGATTATTGTAATGTATTTGAAACGTAAAGTCGGAAGGACTTGTCTTGATTACGACGGATCGTACAGATTCCTTCTTCTCTTTTGTTTATGAGAAAATCGTAGTACTCAGGTAGAGTGTCTTGAATTTCTAAAATTGATTTACCTTCGTGTTCACCAAAATCGATAAAGACGTTTTCTTCTGCGATAATTCCCGTTACCGGGCTTACTTCGTTGGCCATGTTCCCTCCCTAGAATCTGGCAAATGTTGAATTTAAATATATGTAATAAAAATATATTAACCTTAGTCCTTGGTTACTTATAATTGTGAAATATTTAAAACGTTATGAAAAGTTTTTTTTACTTGACTGAAGTTGTAAAGAAATTACGAAAATAATTAATGATAATCTTAAACTCGTGAGGGTAATCCTTACCAATATGTGAACGCACTTTCTCTAAGGCATCAAAGATTGTAAGGGCCTCTCGGTAGGGGCGTGGAGAGATCATTGCCGCTACAATATCACAAATATTTACCATGATTGTTTCAAAACCTGTAACAGTTAAATTTTTTAAGTACTGGTTGTCTGAGTCGTACTTATCTAAAATACTGAACGTGTGATGATTTTCAATAACCTTCATATGGGCCGGACTTAATTGAATTCTTCCTTGTAGTATACGGGCCGAAATAATCGGGTGTTTTGCAAGAAGTACCTTATCCATTTCTGAAAGATTTTCCTTATCGTACTTATCAATTGGAATGGCCGACATTCCAATATCTTTAAAGTAGCTCGTGATAAAAAAATTCTCGATATCCTTATCATTATATAGTTGTGACGTCTTTAAAATCCCCACAAGAAAAATAGATGAAAGTAGGGGCTGTGCAAAAATATAGTGGTGGCCCTGGGCCGCAAAATATCGATAAAGTGCCTCGTGCATTTTTGTATTCTTAATCAAGAAAGACGCCAAAACTTTTAGACTTTGGTATTGCAAATTAAGTGCACTATCATCTGTAGGGTCTTCAAAGAGATAACGAAGATTGATAGTTATAAGATTTAATTGATTCTTACAATTTTGGTAAGTATCACCCATAGAAAATGAGCGAGTTACTTGTCTAAGAGAGTCTTGTTGTAATTCTTTAAGCTCTTGTCTTTGCTCTGTTGTAGCGAAAACAATAGTATGACCTTTTTCAATCATCTCTTTAAGTGTGTCATTTGATACATATGTTCCACGGTAGAGATTGTGCTTAAATTTTCCATCCTCGAAGATATAGACATCACATGGTGTTGTTGGAATATTAAACAGCTCCCTAATAGTAAAAGGGGTTAAGTTTAAGGCCAAATGTGATTTACGGAAGATATCCTCTGCTTTCATAGTTCATATTATAGCTTAAGTCGCTAAAATCATTAAATACCAAGAATAATAGGCAATATTTCGCAATTTTTTTAATTAATAGAAAAAGCCTTAGCTTATAAGTTAAGCACTCGAAATTAATAGAAATTAAAGGCTATTTTGAATAAGTCTCGAATTAATTAACTAAGTTGCTATATTGAATTGATAGAACGAATGTTGAGCTAATTTTG is a window from the Bacteriovorax sp. BAL6_X genome containing:
- a CDS encoding CTP synthase; the protein is MANSQKKYIFITGGVASSLGKGLAAASIASLLERRGIRINMLKMDPYINVDPGTMSPTQHGEVFVTDDGAETDLDLGHYERFTSLTLSKQSNFTTGQVYLEVIEREREGKYLGKTVQVVPHITDEIKRRIHIAADDADILIGEIGGTIGDIESLPYVESIRQFAHDVGQENVLFIHLVLIPYLTAAGELKSKPAQHSVKELRSQGLFPHIIICRSDREIDQSIMDKISLFCNVPKDNVFQSLDLDSIYKVPLNFHSQGLDEKITKILGIWSSSPKVDDLEKVAYNFDHPLREVKIGIVGKYTELVESYKSLDEALKHGALAHQLKLVPVYVDSEDIEKEGAAKLLEDVQGVLVPGGFGERGTEGKISAIQYARENKVPFFGICLGMQLAIVEYARNICGLKDATSEEFNNGGDLLIHYMEGQTRDGAKGGSMRLGSYECELLDGSHAFEMYGEKLIHERHRHRLEVNNFYVELLKESGLVISGKNPELDLVETIEIKDHPFFFACQYHPEFKSRPYAAHPVFSEFIKEADKYGK
- the kdsA gene encoding 3-deoxy-8-phosphooctulonate synthase, whose product is MENKKLDLFMGTCVIESEQMCMDVCGRLLEMLEPVKDQINFSYKGSFDKANRSSIDSFRGPGLEKGLQILEKVKKQYGVQLITDFHTADQADAVASVVDTIQIPAFLCRQTDMILAGAEACKKHDAQLKIKKGQFLSPEETGNIVKKAEEFITKDKILLTERGTSFGYNNLVVDMASFQIMKSFGVRAIHDATHCVQRPGGLGTSTGGKREQILTLAQAAVAAGADGIFMEVHPNPAEAKSDAATSLPLDQAGAIIQRLLRIKNAITE
- a CDS encoding HAD family hydrolase; the protein is MDLFTKAQKYKEKLKDIKVLAFDIDGVLTPGHVWYQDDEMGFNRSSHTSDGYALKLLMRAGFKVGVISGGASKGVQERFVNNLKLDFAFLGDEDKRVAFKKVLDLGFKPEEVLFMGDEFFDVPLLKAAGFAATTPHASHEIQVYCDYVTQREGGHGAVREVIDIFRYVHGIVPEVLDFDGNPIDFKHSWPK
- a CDS encoding DUF493 family protein; translation: MDLAKLKSLLDDQYEWPAVYNFKFIGNDSNRDELIMAVGEKPHHEKPSKTGKYISFTFNVTCNSSDEVLTIYERVGRLHGILAL
- a CDS encoding NAD(P)H-dependent glycerol-3-phosphate dehydrogenase, with product MIKEKFKYKTALVVGAGAFGTSIASILAHKFENVILKVRSEDIYKDINDDRINSVYLPGIKLDANIKAILDWSELETKEEESLELIVSGLPTHGIRTFFSENLVRFNSYLGKGIPLISLSKGIDPDTLELSDDLLNDFFPQYRDNITFLSGPSFAKEIMEKQITLVTIAGRSKSVLMDVAAKLETPYFKALPNYDIKGVLLGGALKNVLAIAGGIVEGLGYNHNTRAAMITRGIVEMLRFGKVFNARPETFYGLSGMGDLILTTTGGLSRNKTFGLEIAKGRKPLEIINSQRTVVEGYKTTKAAFLLAQKYDIRARIFTGLYDVLYNDANVEEVLKKLMDAPIKFEID
- a CDS encoding ATP-binding protein, with protein sequence MNDIIFYQTIIFCISLLFLGSFFIINFKDSFIHSIVDQELDSIRQDGIAQICDKQSKRTQFYILNANRTIRCAAPSFKIEDFKNIVIGGYDSDDKYIYHHRVLNSQGKSYTLFLRIESDALKLISSEVFSKLFMAMGILGIIFIAGQFFLFRHYFTPLYNLFHIFRMKGVIDTTDSRDYWDYIESKSIKSFNKRRKLQRDLFNTKQYYSVIINSIDDPVVVTDSKGRIIFCNNAFRKSFASFNGRYRGADLISIIRDYDFINLIKKYGYQANLIHNTQIALTKVSGKTNSFQLKISDIESKNKNKEILFYFSDITKLQDVNNMRRDFFENVSHEIKTPLTSIKGYTQTLKSINTDDDQQEIMDIVIQNVDRLDELINGILSLSKIENEGKIEVEKINLPSFINALINDQQLKINAKDMSVNYTQAGPETIMANGKLLYHCISNLVSNAIKYSKESTLITIESGQRDNHQYIAITDEGVGIPNDKIARIFERFYRVDQSRSINTGGTGLGLAIAKHSAQKMKATIEVESMIDKGTTFTVLFPIKP
- a CDS encoding response regulator transcription factor, which encodes MKALIVEDEQSIAKLIGVNLKAIGIDYDMANTGNDAINAIENNQYDLFVLDRMLPDLSGVQICQYIRNTKKLKSVGILFVTALTSSESIIEGLDAGADDYITKPFDIGILKARVSSLKRRVEGHRDSSPINNKNSYNHMGIKVDVDGVKTLIDDKEIKLTVSEFKILCVLISSPGKVFTRKQIVDLIKGENIYVTDRTVDTHVFALRKKLGSKSKVVETVRGIGYRVKSEE
- the phoU gene encoding phosphate signaling complex protein PhoU, with the translated sequence MELTVETLRKDITEMAAVVEKILHVAVDEKSKIENLYELENEINEFHKLVDDHVFKFIALKSPTAIDLRTALAIMKINSELERLGDEAVNLKRYLMRISNQEKHCSIIQAEVFEMVRKSLIAFASNNIQMATDVIKADHEVNSLHRDLVKKFYQLLKDGKAEVDEGFAVIRVSKIFERCGDHATNICEDIIFLESGKDVRHTEEQ
- the pstB gene encoding phosphate ABC transporter ATP-binding protein PstB, whose product is MSNNDIILEVNNIQAWFGDFHAVKGIDLKYHKNTVNAIIGPSGCGKSTYIRTLNRIHEEVQGARVSGEVLLEGNDIYAPSADPVEIRRKIGMVFQKPNPFAAMSIYDNVVIGPRLWGKKKKSELDEIAYNCLSKAALWNEVKDKLHQEGTSLSGGQQQRLCIARTLATNPPIVLMDEPTSALDPIATGKIEDLMSELKKDYTVIVVTHNMQQAARIADYTSFFILGELIEHGLSSDVFTNPREKKTEDYITGRFG
- the pstA gene encoding phosphate ABC transporter permease PstA; this translates as MKISKSRIIKNQVFKGLLVLSALLVILPLILVFIFLLQKGSTSISLDFFLNDPKPVGEVGGGMRHAILGTLIMVSIGSLIAVPVGTLCGVYLSEYGKGKIATSLRFTIDLLTGVPSIVVGIFSYLIFVVSFKSFSALAGAFALSIIILPIVTRTTEEILKLIPRHVREAGLALGLPRWRVIYNIILKGSRNSLMTGVILAISRAAGETAPLLFTAFGSMYMSYNVAGPMASLPVQIYNYAISPYKEWQQQAWAGSFTLIIIVLGLNLSAKFLFNSKKLKKFFARKS